GGACTTCGGTGCATATGCATAGATAGATAGGTAGAAACGAAATATAGAAATTTCACAATGCGTACATAGTTTATCATAGATAGATAAAAGAACTATGGTGCAACTAGATAAATaaaaactacggtgcaactagataAAAACTACGGTGCTACTAGAACCTACTCTGAGTCGTCCACATCGTCATCTAGGCTGGTCttgtccgaggtatcgagccacaCGTCATCCCAACGATCATCGTCTGACGAGAAGAACGACTTTCCACCGGCGTTAACGGGATCGCACTGTGATATGGCCAGtgccttccgccgacgcctgtcAGCCCACTCCAcgcggcgccttgccgtcctctccgcccagaAAGCGTTCTCattggcgacgtcctccgggtggcgccggcgccacttctccgtggctcgctcgtcctcctcggcgatgaggaggcaGCGCTCCTGCCGATGGTGTTCCTCACGATCCTGGTCTGTTGTAAGACGGGGCAGCGGGGCGACGGCCTGCGTCTGCTCGCGCGTGTAGACGTCGTGGAAATTCATCTGCCCGCAAGGGCTctctaggcgccacgccgccgcgtcgtacgcgcgggcggcctggTGCGCGTTCTCGAACGTGCCGAGGCCGTGGCGGACGTTGCCAGATCGGATCTTCGCGTAGTAGGCGCCGGAggggcgctcgcggacgccgcggtagcccgaagaTCCCCGGCGGCGCGGCGACATGGTGGCGTGGTGGTGGCGGGGCGAGGAAGCGGCAGAGGCGGCGGGGAGAGCGCGCGTGGCAGTGGGGAGGCCGCGTGATGAGGGCCCCAATTTATACGCGCGCCGGAAGCGGTTCGCCAAATCTAACGCGCGGTCGCCTGCTTTCTCCCGCCCATGCGCAATCGTTTCCCGCACACGTTAGTTTTCTGTCTCCGTTGGAGCGCGGGAAAACATCCCGCGCGCACTAAAGTGCCAGTTAAAGATGCACGCATCTTTTGGCgtcgctgttggagatgctcttactaatGCAACAATCACGCGCAACCAGAGAACATGGTTATGTGGCACACTCGATAGACATCCTTTAAATCTGAACGCTCCCTACAAATAGGGAGCTGTCAGCGCTCCCGCCTCCCTTCACCAGGTAAACCCCGCTGGTCAGCGTGAGGTCACCTTGTGCACAGTAGGTCACTGAATATTCTACTGGAACTATGAAGGCACTAAATGATTTTTCTGTTGTTTCGAGCTAATGTTAATTTTCTCGACAACTTGGTATCCTTGTTGGTATAAAAACAGCTCGGCAGAAGATAAGTTTTATAATCTGTATATATATTCAAGTTGTGTATATATGATGCATACTAAAGCTTTGATCATATATATAGTATATATTTCAAATTTTATGGTATAATATTCTTTATAGGATGTGCAAATTGAAAACTACATTTATTAAATTGCACGTACGATAACATTAATTAACACCTTTTGATTTCAGATTCTGATTCCAACTTGTTTGTTTTTTCTCACCATGAGTCCATGACAACCCCCAATCTCCTCCTTATCCTTCGAATGTGTTCATTTGTCTTCTCCTCCTCTTGCGTTGGCCTTTTGTGTCTTTAGGGTGATTTGACTCAGATGTTATCTCGATTGTGATTGGCGAACTTTGCATTGGCATCTCTATCACACCACTCCTGCCCATGCGCCGCTAGCAACTTTCTATCATCCTGTCGTTTGGCTTAATATTGTCAATAAATCACGTGCAACTAGAACTGCACAAAGTATGGAACATGTTCATGCCAATAAATAGCTGCACTTAAATCATATGGGCCACCAAATTACACACACGCGTTGCAATAAATAACCCTAGACTAAATAAAGCTAGAGAGTATCTTGAccttgaactccctaaagagtaaaCAATTATTGGCTTCATCGAATTCCTTATTTAACCACTACAAGGAAAATGGTCTCATGTGACAATTCTTGTTTTTTTACAGAATGTCGGGTTTTGTCATAGACATATCCGTTATAGCTATGTAGCACAACTTGTGAccagtaagtgtgtcgaacccatgAGAGTGACGCGTAAGTAACTACCAACCCCGTATGTCACGTACGCATCTACATTCGTACCCAAACAAGAGTTTGGAAATAGTATAATATATTAGTTGCTTAGGAAACAGTAATAAAGGGGGCTTTATCTAGACTACGAACAAGGTGGTAAAAATAATAAATTAAAGGTATTGGCCTAGTAAGGATGACGCTTGAGTAATATCAGACCTAGGGGTTTGAGACTCATCACTACTACATAATTGTGCAAGAGCACAATTCTAGGTTAGGATCACTAAGCCACCTTGTATTGTTTTTATAAGTGGGTGGAACCAATTACATATACATTCATACATGTAGAAGCCACATATTAAATACACCACCACTGTTTCGCCCCACATTCATGTTACAACAAGAATGATTAAGGGTCTCCCCGTGGACACCGCTATTGGAAGGTCTCCATCATTCGCCTATCAATTGGTTAGGAAGGAGGTAGCTTCAGTCACCACAATACTTCCTCAACCCACCATTGCAATGCTAGTAATATCCTTCCATCCATAAACAAAAATATTGACACTACGAGAAaaggacacatccatgacattatggcccgaatgaaaatattttctgtcaCGGAAGTGACACTTCCATGAAGATAATTGTGGGGAAAACAGGTATCATCATGAAGGTGGCTGGCACCTACTTCTGTGACCAAAATGGGGTTTTCTTCTTGGGCGGGCCGGAGGTGCACCGGCATGACGTTCTTTGTGCCGTCCATGAgaaaaaaattgtggtagaagtgagggcgagaacTTTTTGCGAATTTCTCCGTA
This DNA window, taken from Triticum aestivum cultivar Chinese Spring chromosome 1D, IWGSC CS RefSeq v2.1, whole genome shotgun sequence, encodes the following:
- the LOC123183463 gene encoding uncharacterized protein; this translates as MGGGGGGGRDGHWGRAKAHGRLRGRTTLDRVSSRRRRRGHGRAREQCTVYEARAGHDAGHGARPRGRAARAVAGRGGRRPERQRQQAGHALGVMERLGGRDAAGRSRGKRVRKAGDRALDLANRFRRAYKLGPSSRGLPTATRALPAASAASSPRHHHATMSPRRRGSSGYRGVRERPSGAYYAKIRSGNVRHGLGTFENAHQAARAYDAAAWRLESPCGQMNFHDVYTREQTQAVAPLPRLTTDQDREEHHRQERCLLIAEEDERATEKWRRRHPEDVANENAFWAERTARRRVEWADRRRRKALAISQCDPVNAGGKSFFSSDDDRWDDVWLDTSDKTSLDDDVDDSE